The DNA segment GTGAGCCATCGTTCTGCAGGCAGGACAGACCGCTGACTGACGGATCTGCCCCCCATCTCGCCTTAatccctccacccatctccccaTGGCTtaaaccccagccccccccccccccccacccacccacacatctCTTTACTCAGTCAGTCAGAGTGCTGGCCTCGCCCCTTCAAGCCCCAGGAGACTGtttttactctttctctcttaccccCTTGTTGCATCTCTCAGCTCAGGTCTTAAGTCCTCTCACCATGAATTTATCTCTGTATCACTCACCTTGTCTGATTtttacagtctctctccctctctatcataCAGAATTCGGCATTCAGTGCAAATCAACCACAGTGGCAAATTAATTAAATTAATGATAAGACACACCAGTAATTTATTGTTAAGAACTTTATTTGATGTGGATACAATCATTTGTAAGCAGTTTTAAGGGATATGTTAAGAACCTAGGAAAGGCTTCTGGACCTAACATAAGGGTTGTGAAGGCTAGGGCCTTGTGTCCAGGTCAGAGATCATAGGTCAGATGCAGGTCATCAGGAAAAAGCTTGAGGGGTGGCGGGAAAAGGGGCAGGAGGGTGTACGAAGAGGTCACCCAGCTTACTCTTCATCAGAGTCATCGGCAGCTCCAGAGATGATGTAGGTCTGCTCCTGCTGGTCTGTCTCCAGCACATCCTCGTCTGTCTTCACCGTCCTGAGAGAAGACACATGACGGTCTCATTCTGCACGTCTGGTGTCACCCTGTGGTTTCCAATGGGAGGAGTTTAGAGACGAGGCCTTTCTTACCTTATCAGCACGGTTCTCCTCTCTGTCATCTCCACCGCCTGCTGCTGGGAGCGGTTCACCTTCACTCCATTTCCTCCAGCCACAACCCCAGGacctcctgctcttcctccacccactcctcctccaactcctcctcccattcctcctACTCCACCTCCTACTCCTACTGCTCCTCCACCCATTCCCACTCCTCCAGTTCCTCCACCcactcctccaactcctcctcctcccattcctccttctccagctcctccaggtcctccacCCATTCCTccacctactcctcctcctgctcctcctcccattcctcctccaccacctactCCTCCACCCATTCCTCCTCCTATTCCACCAACACCATTTCCAATTCCAGATCCTCCAATATCCCCAGCTCCAAGTCCTTCCCCTAATCCAGCACCATAGCCTCCTTTACTCATATCTCCTGGACCCATTCCTCCATCTCCTActcctcccattcctcctcctcctccacccattccaactcttcctccccctactcctcctgcacccattcctcctcctcctgtacccattcctccttctcctgctcctcccgtccctccccctcccattccacctcccatccctcctcctcccattccacctcccatccctcctcctcccattccaTCTCCCATTCCTCCTCCACTCATCCCTCCTGCTCCCATTCCTCCTGCTTCACCCATCCCTGCTCCACCCATtcctcctcccattcctcctgctccacccatccctcctcctcccatccctcctcctcctcccgttcCTCTtgctccacccatccctcctcctcccattcctcctcctgctccacccattcctacccctcctcccaatcctcctgctccacccatccctcctcctcccattcctcctcctgctctacccatccctcctcctcccattcctcctcctgctccacccattcctacccctcctcccaatcctcctgctccacccatccctcctcctcccattcctcctcctgctccacccatccctcctcctcccattcctcctcctcccattcctcctcctcccattcctcctcctcccatccctcctccaaagCCCATGCTCATTCCACTACCGATGGCAGTCATACTGCTGCTCATCAGAGACATGCTCTGCACCATAGTGGAGAGGCGAGAGTCCTCGCCCTCAATCAGCTTCCTGTTGAGACAGGAAGAAGAAAGGGACAGGCAACCAATAGTTATGATTGAGTAATGACACATAAGACAATGGTTAGTGGTAAAGGCATTAAAAGCTCATACAAACAAACGTCCATTACATTAGTATAAACAATGCTTGTCCACTGTCTACACATCTATTCACACAGAGTGGCCTtggcctgctgtgtgtctgatgaATCCCTGATAAACCCCTTAGGTGTCTGCGATGCTGCCTCCTTACCTGTAGGTGGTGATCTCGATCTCGAGAGCCATCTTCATGTTCAGCAGGTCCTGGTACTCCCTCAGGTGCAGTGCGATCTTCTCCTTGGTGGACTTCAGCTCCAGGTGAAGGGCTTGGATGCGGGCCTGTCACATGGAGACAGACTCAAAGTCTTTATGAGATACCCTTCACATAAAATCGACTTGATTTGAGACGTCTGCCGCTGAACTTTATGGATCTCCGGTGCCTTtccctgttctctctgtctgttccgGTCCCTGTGCCACCCCTCCATGCTCCTGAACCCCTCAGCACCCCTCACCTGCATGTCCTCCAGCTCTTTCTTGTGTCGCTCCTGGGTCTCTCGGATCTGGGCCTCCAGGGCGTCCCCTTTGGTCCTCAGAGACTCCATGTCACGCTCCTTGTTCTGGATCTGGACCGCGAGAGGGTGATGTCATGATCTCCTCATCACATGATGTCATGCAGTATGTGAAGTCTTAAATGGATGGGAGTTCACTAAGGAGCATGGCGTGCTATGCATAGATGTACAGAAGAGACTTCAACTGTTGCCAGCTATGGCTCCTACTGGGACATTTACTGTAAAGGTTAATAATCAATTTGGAATGTTCTTGTTAAACCAAATGTTCATTGAGTTGACAACAGCAATAAGAAATCCATCCGTGACGTACATCTTTCTTGGCGCCGGTTATCTCCTGCCGGACGTTCCGGACCACGTCCACGCTTTTTGTAGTTTTGCTGCTTATATCCTCGAACTTCAATTGATACCAGTTATCCatttcctaaacacacacagtaggaggacTGTAGACCAACTCAATTCATGTaatcaacaaacaaacacagacacacacagacagacaccttcCTGGGAGCAGGGCTATACCTTCAGGTTCTTGGCTGCGATGTCGTCGTACTGACTCTGGATCTGTTTGAGTGCAGCCGAGAGGTCCGGCAAGGCGAAAGCACTCTGAGCCTGGGCATGAGCCGAATAGATCTGCTTCAGCAGCTCCTCGATTTCCTGTGGAGAATCAACTTTTGATGACTTCACCTTCAGTTGACATGAAACAGAATCCTAGACGCTGACATACCAGACTGGGGGATTATCAGGATCAATAAACCGGGATGAATCTTGTTGAGCTGTATGAGCACCCACCTGCTGGTGAACCCTCTGCAGGAACTCGATCTCCacctccagctgctccaggcGCTTCTCCAGAACAATGCGGGTGGAGGTGGCCGCGTCCACGTCCTaagatcatgcacacacacacgcacacacacacacagctttataATGGGCCCGCTTGAATGGTCATCAGTGAAGGTGTTACATACTGTAAGGTAGGTCAAACCATCAGTCATCTCACCGGACGGAAGGCTTCGATCTCCAGCTCAGCCTTCCTCCTCAGCTCCACGGCCTCCTCGTACCTGATCTTGATGGCCTCCAGCTGGCCACTCATGGCCTGCTTGGCTGCAAGCGCAAGTTCCTGAAACACCATGTGCAGTATGAGCCTCGGGGGATTGACGATGATGAAGATCATAATGATAATGATGGCAGTTATGGACAGGAAGTCAAGGCTATGTGCAGTAATGCAGATACAGGGCCTTTCTTCATGCCTGagctggttctgtgtgtgtgtgtgtgtgtgtgggtgtgggtgtgggggtctgtgtgtgtgtgattcacagCTTCCTTTATGTGACTGTGTAAAGCACAGCTGAGGACATTGTGCCTGGCTGCATGCTAACACGCTGAGACACCGCCCGCTGGGCCTGAGGAAAGAATACTGTTACCAGGTAGACAACCTTGAAAACACCAAGTTGACGTCTTGTAGAAGAGCCATTGTGGCCCAGAAGCCTCCTGTGAGAGTCAGCGAAGGGTGAAGCTCTCCGGGAGAAAAACACTCAGCTCCAGCACTCTAATGATCAGTCATGTGATAAACACCGACATAAAGAGGGGGGGAAAAGAAGCTTTGAGTGATGTCATCGTGCCTTACCCTCTGGACCTTCATCTGATCCGAgactctcttcatctccttcagCTGCTCCTCGTACAGCAGCCTCAGACCCGACGGCTTCTGGAACCGGTTCTGGTAGGCCTCGATCTCCGTCTCCAGCAGGGCATTCTGCTGCTGCAGGGAGCGGACCTGTTCGGGGGGAGAACAAGGATACCGAGCAGAGGGTTTAGACCTACCTCGCACCCACGCCAAGAACCGACAGAGAAGGAAGTCTTGGCAGATATCTCAGATGTGGCTCGTCAGTAACAGACCCACGGAAGCCACTTTAATGGGATTTCTATGTGCGCTTGGACTCGCAGTGCCCTCCAGGTACAACGCTCTCTGTGTGCTCCCTCGCCTCTGCCAGGCCTGCCATCCAGAGCCCTGGCCTAGCCTGGGAGACGCTGGCTGCCCATGGAGGTGAGAGTAATGGCCTCCTTCGTTTCACACAGCCTGGGGGCGTGTCTCCACGCGCCCATATGCTCAGACACTCCCAGACAAGGCAGCGCTCATTGGACTCATTATATCACTGAGCTGCTGGAGGTTCCAGAGGACAGGAAACCCACATTAACTTAGTATTATGCATCCACGCTGTTTCACATAACATCTCGTAGCACCTGAGGCCCAAGCTTACTATCTCCtacgtgcgtctgtgtgtgtgcgtgtcgtgtCGCGTGCAGGGATCTGGGCGCGTGTCGCGTGCGCAGGTGGGCGCGTCTTTCCTTTTCGATGTAGGCAGCCAGCCTGTCGTTGAGCACGACCATCTCCTTGCGCTCGCCGCTGCGCGTGGCGAGGAACTCCTGGTTCTCCGCGGCGGCCACGTCCAGGTCGATGGCTTTCTCGCCACCAAAGCCCACGCACAGAGTCCCGCCACTGAAACCACAGATGTGCATGCATCActacgcaggtacacacacgttGCCgtgccacagccacacacacatagatccc comes from the Osmerus eperlanus chromosome 7, fOsmEpe2.1, whole genome shotgun sequence genome and includes:
- the zgc:172323 gene encoding desmin; the protein is MSRSPERMSSYRRHFEDTRATSIQVRMSSPSPVRRQDGRQASASYSRSMATTNSMRAEGRRTVSAARKTRTTGLGGGTLCVGFGGEKAIDLDVAAAENQEFLATRSGERKEMVVLNDRLAAYIEKVRSLQQQNALLETEIEAYQNRFQKPSGLRLLYEEQLKEMKRVSDQMKVQRELALAAKQAMSGQLEAIKIRYEEAVELRRKAELEIEAFRPDVDAATSTRIVLEKRLEQLEVEIEFLQRVHQQEIEELLKQIYSAHAQAQSAFALPDLSAALKQIQSQYDDIAAKNLKEMDNWYQLKFEDISSKTTKSVDVVRNVRQEITGAKKDIQNKERDMESLRTKGDALEAQIRETQERHKKELEDMQARIQALHLELKSTKEKIALHLREYQDLLNMKMALEIEITTYRKLIEGEDSRLSTMVQSMSLMSSSMTAIGSGMSMGFGGGMGGGGMGGGGMGGGGMGGGGMGGGMGGAGGLGGGVGMGGAGGGMGGGGMGGARGTGGGGGMGGGGMGGAGGMGGGMGGAGMGEAGGMGAGGMSGGGMGDGMGGGGMGGMGTGGGGMGAGGVGGGRVGMGGGGGGMGGVGDGGMGPGDMSKGGYGAGLGEGLGAGDIGGSGIGNGVGGIGGGMGGGVGGGGGMGGGAGGGVGGGMGGGPGGAGEGGMGGGGVGGVGGGTGGVGMGGGAVGVGGGVGGMGGGVGGGVGGGRAGGPGVVAGGNGVKVNRSQQQAVEMTERRTVLIRTVKTDEDVLETDQQEQTYIISGAADDSDEE